Within Spinacia oleracea cultivar Varoflay chromosome 4, BTI_SOV_V1, whole genome shotgun sequence, the genomic segment ttaaagaaTTCTCTCCTGAACAAAAGGCAACTATTCAAGAGATAGGCTTTGGAGGATTGTTATGCCTTCTATTAAGTCGAAAGAACACTCAAATGATGTACTGGTGCATCAAATGCTTTGATGGAGTGAGTTCTTTGTTCACTATCAGTGATTCCAAGCAGTTTGAAATCACTGATTATGATGTGTACGATTTGTTTATGCTCCCCCTGTCTGAGCTGGAGGTTGAAGAGGTTAAACGCGGGCGCAATTCTACTAATCCTGATTTGGATTTGAAGATCAAGTGGAGAAAAGAGTTTGGATTTGAAGAAGTCAATGCTCAAATTCCTCTGAGGGTGCTTGAGGAAAGGATCAAATTGTTGACAGACGGTGGTGATATGTTTAAAcaattgtttgtttttattGCTTTTTCTACATTTTTTACTCCTACAGCCAATAGGACTGTAGATTTACGATTGTCTAAGGCTTTGGAAGATCCTAAAATGATTCCCAAATACAATTGGTGTAAATACGTTCTTGACGTATTATGTGAGGAAACTGTGAAatttaaaaattgtttattGAAAGGCAAAGATCAAAAGACATTTGGAGGCAGTGTTGTGTTTTTGCAACTTGTGTATTTTCAGAGGATTAAGTTTAGGAATTCCAGTAGTATTCCTTATCAATTACCTCTTATTCAGCATTGGACATCGAAGATGGTAACTGATCGGATTCATGCTGAAAATGCAAATATGAGTGCATTATATGGTTCTGGAATTTTGGAGAAGGAGAAGTatccaatttccaaaaaatttgtttttgttgatgGTCAAATACATTTGAGACAAATAAAATCTATTTCCAAAGAAGGTGAACCTGACAGCAGTGGGAGAAGTGCTGAACAGCCCTCTGTTGGCCGTCGACGTCCAAGTCGGCGTCCTAGGATTCTTCGGTTTGAGCTCCCTGAATCTCATCCTAGAGATGAAGAAATTCTCTCCAAAGCCACTGATGTAAGTTTACTTTATGGTTGATATATTTGTTATTATAAACtatagttattttttatatCCTATACTTATCTTTTATACAGTATAGTTATCATGATCTTTGTTTTATTAATTGTAGATATattatagttatcttttatatactatagttatcATTTATGTTCTATAGTTATCTTTGATACACTAAGTTATCATTACTTTGTTTTAGTAATTGTATTatatacaataaatattatagttatcttttatatactatagttacttattatttactatagtcaccttttatatactatagttaccttttatttaatatagttatcttttattcactgtagttatcttttatatactatagttacctttcatatactatagtaaccttttatatagttatatttatatactatagataccttttcttataatatttgttgtacttttaattaaattttcctAATATGTTCCATATTTAAATTTATGTATTTTGTTTTACAGAAGTTTCATGGTCAGTGGTTGTTGATGAAGAGAGATTTGGATGTCGTTTCAGCCATCCATGCTGACGAGCTGTTCAAAATACAGGCTTCGATGGCAACGCAGAGCCATGGTGATGATATTTTGGAGAATTCCACTTATCAAAAGATGGTTGATGAGTTAGTGGATTTTCATCAAATGGCGAAGAATCTACCAAATGGTTGGGATGCTCTTTTTGATGATAGTAACAATCCTGTTGTTACCGTTGCCCCACAACCTTCTGCTGTTGTTCCAACTGAGCCTGCAGTTTTGTCTACTGCTGCTGTTGTTGATCCAACAACATCTACCGAAGCAGTTGGTAATCCAGCTCAAGCTACCTATCAAATATATGAAGTTTTTGATTCTTTGAATGCCAAAACTAAAAGAACTacggaggatgatgatgatgaaatgGATGAATGTGAGCGCGTGTGGGCTGCATTCCAAAAATGCATCATTAACAACAATGCTGTATCCAATGTGGATGTGACTGTCTATGGCATAGAGGAAAACGTGCTGTTCATGTATCCGTTTATGATTGCATTTGAAGATTTAATGAGACATCTTCCAGCATTTGTTCAAGAAGTTGTGGATTTTGCTACTTTGTCTGATGGAGAGGGTATTTTGACTGAGTAAGTTGAAGTTTTTTCATTTCataatttattgtttttctGTATATGTGTTATAGTAACTTTATATTTGATATAGTATCtttatatttgttatagtaACTTTATATTTTGATATAGTATCTTTATATCTGATATAGTTACCTATTATATACTATAGTTTCTTTCTATACTTTAtagttttctttttatattttgtaGTTACCTTTTATACTTTATAGTTATCTTTTACATATAGTAGTTACCTTTTATACTGTATAGTTACCATTTGAATACTATAGTTACCTCTGTATTTTATAGTAACTTCATATACTATAGTtatgttttgtatactatagttTCTCTATACTTTATAGTTACCTTCTATATACTGTAGTACCCTTTTATTTACTATAGTTTCCTTTTATAttctattattaatttttatttattatagtaatctTTATAATATTTTTGACCTAGTTATTGttccttttttatgtttttcagtGATAAAGTTGTTGAATACAATCCATTTATTGCGGTAGCAAGAGATGACATGTGGACACTTCTTTCTACCTTTGATATTCTTTTGATTCATATTGAAACATGGGCTTTCTTATTGAatgaaaatgaaaggaattctgCTGGTTGTCCTCAGAAGCTGTTTTTAGGTGGCACATACTGTGtaagttatatttttaataatatagaatgttaataattttaatttttttggcctttgtttaatttttcttcTAATATTCATTTGCAGAAATATGTTGCTGCATTGATTGAGAAACCAGACGATGCAAAAGTCCTGTCTGATTTGTCTGTTTTCTTTCTTATGGTGTGAAAGATGTTAATGCAGTTCAATCTTTGAAAGATAGTAATATGgtatgatttatattttctttatataactatattattttcttttttttgtctaCTTTTTGTAGTTGTAATatgttgtttttctttattatatagatttttgctcctgttcTGATTGAAGATCCGAAGCATTACTACCTGTTTGTGGTTAGTATGAAAGACAAAAGTGTCTATTTCATTGATAATATGCTTCTTGAACCCAAAGAGATTGAAGGAAGGAAGAAATCTTTTTCTGTCTTGGTAAGTTTTTTTATAGCTACCTTATATTTATTGTAGTTACTTTATAAATGTTATAGTTACCCTTATACTAGTCTGAGTTTTTTAGAGGaactatatttttaaaaaggctactatttttttaaaacagtaactatgtttttaaaatagttactatcttttttagaaagtaattttaactttaaaacagtataAATAGTTAGTGTCTGATTTAATAGGATACTCTATGTGtactatagttactatattatttgaaaggttactatatggtgtgcaatagttactatactcTTTTAGAAATAATTATGTGTACAATATTTACTctatgattccaaaggttactatatgttgttaatagttactatatgattttaatagttAATCCAGTCCTTATTGAATACAAATACTTTGTTTTGTACAGTGTTCTCCATTGGAAAAACTATTGAAAGATATggataacattcatcatgaagaTATTAGAAGCTTCACATTTATCCCAGTTGGTGGTAATTGGAAGCGAGGTGCTTTTGACAAAGACTGTTGTGTCTATTTGATGATGTTTATGATGGTCTTTCATGGTGTTGAAGCTATACAAGATGGTGTTGGGATTTTTGACTTTGATCCCTTGGCAGATGTAAGTTTCtgtgtttaaattaattaatgttatttttattttctcatcATAGTTATTGTTTTGTTATTATAGTTACTGTTTTTATTCTAATAGTTTCTGTTCAAATATTTGCAGGAAGATTTCAGGAAGTTTCTCAGAGCTTGTTTGTGTAGCACAATTGTGTTGTCAAATTTGAATGTTTACAGGGATGAATTTCTGAAACAAATGGTTGCATTTAGGGGAAACAGGAAACAAGATGTTTTGGATGCCTTAATTAAACAAAGGGAAGAGTTGACGCAGAAATACATGAATGACCcttcaaaaattgaaattgttgcAAAAAATAGTTCAGCAAGGAAATCCAAATATGTTGAAACAGAAGATGAAGCTGAGACAGATGTCATTGTTGAAGAGAAAGGACGTGGCAAAGGCGGGAGACGCGCTAGAGGAGGCAAACGCGGTAAGGGACGTGGACGAGGTGCTTCACATGGTTAATAATGATTATTGGtgaaaaaacaatttaattttttgtgtTAGTGTATAGTCAAATTACTGTTTAGAAAATACAATTAATTCTagttttgatatagttactctcagTGATTTTTAATTGTTTGATATATGAGAGTAATTATAACTTTTACAGTATTTGTGTCATATTGTTCAATTATTAAGTACAAATATAGTTTctatttgaatgaaatagttacctttctaaaaatatagttactcttataAATTTGTAAGTCATATGATTGCATAACgaaagttactatattgtcaaaatagtaactatattttataaacagttactatatgtaaaGAAGGGTGACCACTAAATGTGAAGAGTTAGTATATATAAATAGTGAATAATTTGGTGTATAAATCTAATAAGTTACTATCTTACAGATATAGTTATCTTTAataagatatagttactctcttttttatggtattttattatttgataaacatatagttactataagtcATTTTatggttactatattgtcaaaatagtaactacatTTTATAAAGAGataattttcagaatagtaactatattgtattaagagttactatattgtcaaaatagtaactatattttataaagagataattttcagaatagtaactattgtattaagagttactatattgtcaaaatagtaactatatgttataaagagttactatattgtcactatagtaactatattgtattaagagttactatattgtcaaaatagtaactattttataaagagttactatattgtcaaaatagtaactatattgtattaagagttactatattgtcaaaatagtaactatattttataaagaaatactatattgtcaaaactATAATATAAACATTCAAGATATAGTTATTTTGTAAAAATTGTGtgttttataaagagttactatacgtTCAGTATAGTAACTATGTATTGTAAAGGAGAACTATAGTATAAACACTCAATAAATTTGTTTAAAAATGTTGAAGTAACTGTATATGATAATAAAACAAGAACATCactaaaatagttgttctttaggtgtaaataattaaatatttggtgtcttggatccaaattctttgtgtttctttttttcctttctttgatGGCTGCTTGTAATTGTCATATTGACCCTTTATTCTCTTCTTACTCTTTCCTTTAGTATTAGCACGATCAGGATCAAGCACCATTGTTATTTCAGAATTAGTTGATTCCCCGTCTTGTGTTTCTCGTTGTGCTTCAGCTTTTGCCTTTTCTTGTTCTGCTATCTTTGCAgcttcttcttttgccttcctttattcttccttttttatgatttcatcaaCTGCTTTATTATCCGTTTTAAACTTCTCCTCGATAAATTTTCTGGCCTTTGCTATCTTATGCCCTTTCAAAATTAAGTTATAGTATATGTGGTATAAAATTTAAGTGTTAAGTAAAATATCAACTGTAATTGTAACTATATGAAAATGAACTAatgtatattgaaaaaattaCCTTCTGATCATATGTAATCTCCAACCAGTAAAATTGTTGATTTTCCCTTTCTCCCTTTTTATCGTATCAACCCTTTCCCATATCTGTTTCTTTGCATATCTAGTCCATCTTGTTGTTATGTAACGATCTGGAATTGTATTGATTGAATATAAATGCAATattctcaaacaatggaagcacaACCATCCAGATTCTTCAAAGTTTTTGCATGTGCAAGTGACGGTTGAATCTTCCATTTTGAATTGAACTTCTTGCCTTGATCCTGTTAGACTATATACATATAATACAATATTATTCAAAAGAACATCTACTCCAAATATTAAATAAAgatttatagt encodes:
- the LOC110794355 gene encoding uncharacterized protein, with translation MMYWCIKCFDGVSSLFTISDSKQFEITDYDVYDLFMLPLSELEVEEVKRGRNSTNPDLDLKIKWRKEFGFEEVNAQIPLRVLEERIKLLTDGGDMFKQLFVFIAFSTFFTPTANRTVDLRLSKALEDPKMIPKYNWCKYVLDVLCEETVKFKNCLLKGKDQKTFGGSVVFLQLVYFQRIKFRNSSSIPYQLPLIQHWTSKMVTDRIHAENANMSALYGSGILEKEKYPISKKFVFVDGQIHLRQIKSISKEGEPDSSGRSAEQPSVGRRRPSRRPRILRFELPESHPRDEEILSKATDKFHGQWLLMKRDLDVVSAIHADELFKIQASMATQSHGDDILENSTYQKMVDELVDFHQMAKNLPNGWDALFDDSNNPVVTVAPQPSAVVPTEPAVLSTAAVVDPTTSTEAVGNPAQATYQIYEVFDSLNAKTKRTTEDDDDEMDECERVWAAFQKCIINNNAVSNVDVTVYGIEENVLFMYPFMIAFEDLMRHLPAFVQEVVDFATLSDGEGILTDDKVVEYNPFIAVARDDMWTLLSTFDILLIHIETWAFLLNENERNSAGCPQKLFLGGTYCKYVAALIEKPDDAKVLSDLSVFFLMV